The following proteins are encoded in a genomic region of Actinomadura sp. NAK00032:
- a CDS encoding SpoIIE family protein phosphatase encodes MAPRGDAPATDSASRTLVLGIDGARRIVQCGPNARAVLGRAPEELIGRPATDLVGEEAKAELETLLEVGDQERNGVMTVQRGDQGTSALVTVQPLVGGAQDAGPTALLFVRVELPPSERYQDPALMRRALMDDQLTRFGASLDLDQSARGLVDVVVPHYCNAASVLVLESLVASDEVHSESGSAVLRRIAVTSDDGNPAWTSTFPVGEVLVFPEGTPYREVMETARPVHLPHIPLDAATEIGKLWRRGPAGELLSNVSMVLLPLIARDTLLGFIACTRVPGFRKFDAYDVEIGMEFAARAAIVIDNARRFSRERATALALQRSLLPLRLSAPSSVEVRHRYLPGSKLVEVGGDWYESIALPGARVALIVGDVAGHGVRAAVTMGRLRTALHTLANLELPPADALHVMHELMIELGEQEPHFATCVYAVYDATTGTIEIASAGHLPPLLAGPTGDNEYLQVPPAPPLGVAGGAAIESREFTVEDGSLFVIYTDGLVENRGRDIDDGLARLQGIFGPESIDRPMEDLAKATLAGVYADQHRDDIAVLIARLRRLPEDQYASWTLPADPAAVRRARGLVSARLEEWGLEDLSYTTELLASELITNALRYAPGPIELRLLLERTLVCEVLDRSAALPRLRRAEDDDENGRGLLVVSQLAHRWGSRRTAAGKVVWCEQIVPGTDPDASEQVPAWPEESWPGENHHRE; translated from the coding sequence ATGGCGCCGCGAGGCGATGCGCCCGCCACCGATTCCGCGTCCAGGACCCTCGTCCTGGGCATCGACGGGGCCAGGCGGATCGTCCAGTGCGGGCCGAACGCCCGGGCCGTCCTCGGCCGGGCCCCCGAGGAGCTGATCGGCCGCCCCGCCACCGACCTGGTGGGCGAGGAGGCCAAGGCCGAGCTGGAGACCCTCCTGGAGGTCGGCGACCAGGAGCGCAACGGCGTGATGACCGTGCAGCGCGGCGACCAGGGCACCTCGGCCCTCGTCACCGTGCAGCCGCTCGTCGGCGGCGCGCAGGACGCCGGGCCCACCGCGCTGCTGTTCGTCCGGGTGGAGCTGCCGCCCAGCGAGCGCTACCAGGACCCGGCCCTCATGCGCCGCGCGCTGATGGACGACCAGCTCACCCGGTTCGGCGCGTCCCTCGACCTCGACCAGTCCGCGCGCGGACTCGTCGACGTCGTCGTCCCGCACTACTGCAACGCCGCGTCCGTGCTGGTGCTGGAGAGCCTGGTCGCCTCCGACGAGGTGCACAGCGAGTCCGGCTCGGCGGTGCTGCGCCGCATAGCGGTCACCTCCGACGACGGCAACCCCGCCTGGACGTCCACGTTCCCCGTCGGCGAGGTGCTCGTCTTCCCCGAGGGCACCCCGTACCGGGAGGTCATGGAGACCGCCCGGCCCGTTCACCTGCCGCACATCCCGCTCGACGCGGCGACCGAGATCGGCAAGCTGTGGCGGCGCGGCCCAGCGGGCGAGCTGCTGTCCAACGTGTCGATGGTGCTGCTGCCGCTGATCGCCCGCGACACCCTGCTCGGCTTCATCGCCTGCACCCGCGTGCCCGGGTTCCGCAAGTTCGACGCCTACGACGTCGAGATCGGCATGGAGTTCGCGGCCCGCGCCGCGATCGTCATCGACAACGCCCGGCGGTTCAGCCGCGAGCGCGCCACCGCGCTGGCGCTGCAGCGCAGCCTGCTGCCGCTGCGGCTGTCCGCGCCGTCCTCCGTCGAGGTCCGGCACCGCTACCTGCCCGGCAGCAAGCTCGTCGAGGTCGGCGGCGACTGGTACGAGTCGATAGCGCTGCCCGGCGCCCGCGTCGCGCTGATCGTCGGCGACGTCGCCGGGCACGGCGTCCGCGCCGCCGTCACCATGGGCCGGCTGCGCACCGCGCTGCACACGCTCGCCAACCTCGAACTGCCGCCGGCCGACGCGCTGCACGTCATGCACGAGCTGATGATCGAGCTCGGCGAGCAGGAGCCGCACTTCGCCACCTGCGTGTACGCGGTCTACGACGCGACCACCGGCACCATCGAGATCGCCTCCGCCGGGCACCTGCCGCCGCTGCTGGCCGGCCCGACCGGCGACAACGAGTACCTGCAGGTCCCGCCCGCCCCGCCGCTCGGCGTCGCGGGCGGCGCCGCGATCGAGAGCCGCGAGTTCACCGTCGAGGACGGCAGCCTCTTCGTCATCTACACCGACGGCCTGGTGGAGAACCGCGGCCGCGACATCGACGACGGCCTCGCCCGCCTCCAGGGCATCTTCGGCCCCGAGTCGATCGACCGCCCCATGGAGGACCTCGCCAAGGCGACCCTCGCCGGCGTCTACGCCGACCAGCACCGCGACGACATCGCCGTCCTCATCGCCCGGCTGCGCCGCCTCCCCGAGGACCAGTACGCCTCCTGGACCCTGCCCGCCGACCCCGCCGCGGTCCGCCGCGCCCGCGGCCTCGTCAGCGCCCGCCTGGAGGAGTGGGGCCTGGAGGACCTGAGCTACACCACCGAGCTGCTGGCCTCCGAACTCATCACCAACGCGCTCCGCTACGCCCCCGGCCCGATCGAGCTGCGGCTCCTGCTGGAGCGCACCCTCGTCTGCGAGGTCCTGGACCGGTCGGCCGCACTGCCCCGCCTGCGCCGCGCCGAGGACGACGACGAGAACGGCCGCGGCCTCCTCGTCGTCAGCCAGCTCGCCCACCGCTGGGGCAGCCGCCGCACCGCCGCCGGCAAGGTCGTCTGGTGCGAGCAGATCGTCCCCGGCACCGACCCCGACGCCTCGGAACAGGTGCCGGCCTGGCCGGAGGAGTCCTGGCCGGGCGAGAACCACCACCGGGAGTAG
- a CDS encoding DUF6177 family protein gives MTAAHPAVDIATAAGAVLIQDRPLVPLSSWVTDVMARCAATGQAVQVLAPHDARLTLPLRLALDGGSTRWVVQEPGDGYYDGFSGLPLTWDGTAFVLDREAASRGPSATYLREPPAGLGRHLTISLQVVHPATAGLELGGTVERLAETLAGAPPASWGTAEPALSRWSREEVTALCRRRTPRATYLVFMGPHGAGAGDVPRFGGTVRVSRVTSGVKEEIRFAVALPAGAGRPLEELAELAGGLARSGLSTLVARWAPGRTDLTYPARWCGRPVPLGLAVGPAGVAEIGAGRARDAGPGGRPIGDPDEPGLWYPFDDDGPQAWKHLGDLLRRLQGA, from the coding sequence ATGACGGCGGCGCATCCGGCGGTGGACATCGCCACCGCCGCCGGCGCGGTGCTGATCCAGGACCGGCCGCTCGTGCCGCTGTCGAGCTGGGTCACCGACGTGATGGCGCGGTGCGCGGCCACCGGGCAGGCCGTGCAGGTGCTCGCCCCGCACGACGCGCGCCTCACGCTGCCGCTGCGGCTCGCGCTCGACGGCGGGAGCACCCGCTGGGTGGTGCAGGAGCCGGGCGACGGCTACTACGACGGGTTCAGCGGCCTTCCGCTCACCTGGGACGGCACGGCGTTCGTCCTCGACCGGGAGGCCGCCTCTCGCGGGCCGTCGGCCACGTACCTGCGCGAGCCGCCCGCCGGCCTCGGCCGCCATCTGACGATCAGTCTCCAGGTCGTCCACCCGGCCACGGCCGGGCTGGAGCTCGGCGGGACGGTGGAGCGGCTCGCCGAGACGCTGGCGGGCGCGCCGCCGGCGTCGTGGGGGACGGCCGAGCCCGCGCTGTCGCGCTGGTCGCGGGAGGAGGTGACGGCGCTGTGCCGCCGCCGCACCCCGCGGGCCACGTACCTGGTGTTCATGGGCCCGCACGGCGCGGGCGCCGGCGACGTCCCCCGCTTCGGCGGCACCGTCCGCGTCTCCCGGGTCACCTCCGGGGTGAAGGAGGAGATCAGGTTCGCCGTCGCGCTGCCCGCCGGCGCCGGCCGGCCGCTGGAAGAGCTCGCGGAGCTGGCCGGCGGCCTCGCCCGGAGCGGCCTGAGCACGCTCGTCGCGCGGTGGGCCCCCGGCCGGACCGACCTCACCTACCCGGCCCGCTGGTGCGGCCGCCCGGTGCCGCTCGGGCTGGCGGTCGGCCCGGCGGGAGTCGCGGAGATCGGCGCGGGACGCGCGCGGGACGCCGGGCCCGGCGGGCGCCCGATCGGCGACCCCGACGAGCCCGGCCTGTGGTACCCGTTCGACGACGACGGTCCGCAGGCCTGGAAGCACCTCGGTGATCTGCTGCGCCGCCTCCAGGGGGCGTAG